A DNA window from Leishmania panamensis strain MHOM/PA/94/PSC-1 chromosome 27 sequence contains the following coding sequences:
- a CDS encoding vesicular transport protein, putative (TriTrypDB/GeneDB-style sysID: LpmP.27.1040) — translation MSDMSDHLKGKLKHMARQTPNGYRKQRPGSGPRHFADDNYPNHGKRPRDEEEGRQQDSKSSSSRAPSGKGVGKNASDGGEGEVLGVIPKTTLEDMGGLAKELPVIKELIQLPIRMPHLFNYLGADPPCGVLLHGPPGVGKTRLVHAIAGSLQVPLFFVSAPEIVSGISGDSEAKLRNLFMDAIAASPSIVFIDEIDTIAGRREDAQRGMESRIVGQLLTCMDQVSQAWRQHRKVVCVMGATNRPEALDTALRRAGRFDREIALGIPSIDERQNILNIICSKINLSDDVDFFELANMTPGYVGADLQLLVKEACVLAIRRKYKELDERGAVEGVKTEELSGFCVTFGELKEATKRVQPSAMREGFTTIPNVSWDDVGALEDVREELVTSILQPIRAPKLHHRFGLDHPVGVLLYGPPGCGKTLVAKAIANQSGANFISIKGPELLNKFVGESERSVRMVFARGRASAPCVLFFDELDALAPRRGSDRANPSSERVVNQLLTELDGVEGRKDVYVIGATNRPDMIDPAMLRPGRLDKLLYVPLPSAAQRGSILQTHARKYPVNAEVNLEKLALDERLAGFSGADLAALMREASLTALKGVYRSHTKDELEGLERDITGKSADTAALPTITADNFEASLAKIKPSVSAADRANYESMSLELRNSAKSVG, via the coding sequence ATGTCGGACATGAGTGACCACCTCAAGGGGAAGCTGAAGCACATGGCTCGGCAGACTCCCAACGGGTATCGCAAGCAGCGACCCGGTAGCGGCCCACGGCACTTCGCTGATGACAACTACCCCAACCACGGGAAGCGTCCGCgtgatgaagaggagggaaggcagCAGGACAGCaagtccagcagcagccgggcTCCCAGTGGCAAGGGGGTAGGAAAGAATgccagcgacggcggagagggcgaggtgcTCGGTGTCATCCCCAAAACCACCCTCGAAGATATGGGTGGCTTGGCCAAGGAGCTGCCGGTAATAAAGGAGCTCATTCAGCTGCCTATCCGCATGCCGCATCTCTTCAACTACCTTGGTGCAGACCCGCCATGCGGCGTCTTGTTGCACGGTCCCCCAGGCGTTGGCAAGACGAGGCTCGTCCACGCTATCGCTGGCTCGCTGCAGGtgcccctcttctttgtctcGGCGCCAGAGATTGTCTCCGGcatcagcggcgacagcgaggcAAAACTGAGGAACTTGTTCATGGACGCCATagcagcgtcgccgagcATTGTTTTCATCGACGAGATCGATACCATTGCAGGCCGTCGCGAAGATGCCCAGCGCGGTATGGAGAGCCGCATCGTTGGACAGCTGCTTACGTGCATGGATCAGGTGTCGCaggcgtggcggcagcacaggAAGGTGGTGTGCGTGATGGGGGCGACTAACCGCCCTGAAGCACTCgacacggcgctgcgccgcgctggccGGTTTGATCGCGAAATCGCCCTCGGCATCCCCTCGATCGACGAGCGGCAGAACATCCTCAATATCATCTGCTCAAAGATTAATTTGTCGGACGACGTCGATTTCTTCGAGCTCGCCAACATGACCCCCGGCTACGTCGGCGCAGACTTGCAGCTTCTCGTCAAGGAGGCGTGCGTCCTCGCTATCCGCCGCAAGTACAAGGAGCTGGACGAGCGCGGTGCTGTGGAGGGTGTAAAGACGGAGGAGCTCTCCGGGTTCTGCGTTACGTTTGgtgagctgaaggaggcaaCGAAGCGGGTGCAGCCGTCGGCGATGCGGGAGGGCTTCACGACCATCCCGAACGTTTCCTGGGATGACGTCGGCGCCCTCGAAGACGTGCGAGAGGAGCTGGTGACCAGTATATTGCAGCCTATCCGGGCGCCGAAGCTGCACCATCGCTTCGGTCTCGATCACCCTGTCGGTGTGCTGCTCTACGGCCCACCAGGCTGCGGCAAGACACTGGTCGCAAAGGCAATCGCGAACCAATCTGGAGCAAACTTCATCTCGATCAAGGGGCCAGAGCTGCTCAACAAGTTCGTTGGGGAGAGTGAGCGCAGCGTACGCATGGTCTTCGCGCGTGGGCGGGCAAGCGCTCcgtgtgttctctttttcgatGAGTTGGATGCCCTGGCACCGCGCCGTGGGTCGGACAGGGCAAACCCGAGCAGCGAGCGCGTGGTAAACCAACTCCTGACAGAGCTGGACGGCGTGGAAGGGCGAAAGGATGTCTACGTGATTGGAGCCACGAACCGCCCCGATATGATTGACCCTGCCATGCTGCGTCCAGGTCGCCTGGACAAGCTGTTATACGTGCCGTTGCCgtcggctgcgcagcgcggATCGATTCTGCAGACCCACGCCCGCAAGTATCCAGTGAATGCTGAGGTGAACCTGGAAAAGCTGGCGCTTGACGAGCGGCTCGCCGGCTTCAGCGGTGCCGACTTGGCAGCCCTAATGCGTGAGGCATCGCTGACCGCGCTAAAAGGCGTGTACAGGTCGCACACGAAAGACGAGCTGGAGGGGCTGGAGCGCGACATCACCGGCAAGAGCGCCGACACGGCGGCTTTGCCTACCATCACGGCAGACAACTTCGAGGCTAGCTTGGCAAAGATCAAACCATCGGTCTCTGCGGCGGATCGGGCAAATTATGAGAGCATGAGCCTTGAGTTACGCAACAGCGCCAAGAGTGTCGGGTAA
- a CDS encoding hypothetical protein (TriTrypDB/GeneDB-style sysID: LpmP.27.1030), translating into MLRRCLARLEVPRPAVERRKRRSRAGAGGSKKVASRRPGIPDLPKSAGGYFFQQLRPHLPIRWQYDWRWTSLKAVWVVGWSSFICYVAYVMFFKYTDSDIAEQATQYTYVRNERGDVVDIGFKPIVDAGKRARRRADRLLDPDEWD; encoded by the coding sequence ATGCTACGCCGGTGCCTGGCACGGCTCGAGGTCCCGCGCCCCGCGGTGGAGCGCCGCAAGCGTCGTAGCcgtgctggcgctggtggtaGCAAAAAGGTCGCGTCTCGCAGGCCTGGCATCCCAGACCTGCCTAAGAGTGCTGGTGGTTACTTTTTCCAACAGCTGCGACCGCACCTGCCTATTCGGTGGCAGTACGACTGGCGCTGGACCAGTCTTAAAGCGGTCTGGGTGGTGGGCTGGTCATCGTTCATCTGTTATGTCGCGTACGTCATGTTCTTCAAGTATACGGACAGCGACATTGCCGAGCAGGCGACTCAGTACACCTACGTGCGCAACGAGCGTGGAGATGTGGTAGACATTGGTTTCAAGCCCATTGTAGACGCTGGAAAGCGGGCCCGACGCCGCGCTGATCGACTTCTTGATCCTGATGAGTGGGACTAA
- a CDS encoding cysteine desulfurase, putative (TriTrypDB/GeneDB-style sysID: LpmP.27.1050), with protein MDNQATTPLDPRVLDAMLPYMTEEYGNPNSRTHQYGWSAEEAVEKARKQVASLIGASPKEVFFTSGATESNNIALKGVGNFNKAKKNHIITLQTEHKCVLDSCRYLEMEGFEVTYLPVLRNGILDLKVLEAAIKPTTCLVSCMTAHNEIGVLQPIREIGALCRSKKVLFHTDAAQALGKVKLDVNTDNIDVMSMSSHKIYGPKGCGALYVRRRPRVRLRSPVSGGGQERGIRSGTVATALVVGMGAACEVAMKEWKRDAAHTEKLQERLLNGLKSRLSHLVVNGDLKHRLPGSLNISFSCVEGESLLMGMKDVAVSSGSACTSASLEPSYVLRALGVDAENAHTSIRFGIGRFTTTKEVDVVIEDCVRNVERLRELSPLWDLMLEGKTLTDVQWR; from the coding sequence ATGGATAATCAGGCAACCACCCCACTGGACCCCCGTGTGCTGGATGCGATGCTACCTTACATGACGGAGGAGTACGGCAACCCGAACAGTCGCACTCATCAGTACGGCTGGAGTGCCGAGGAGGCGGTCGAGAAGGCGCGCAAGCAGGTCGCTAGTTTGATTGGCGCAAGCCCAAAGGAAGTCTTTTTCACTAGTGGCGCGACTGAGTCCAACAACATCGCTCTCAAGGGCGTCGGCAACTTCAACAAGGCCAAGAAAAATCACATCATCACACTGCAGACAGAGCACAAGTGCGTGCTGGATTCCTGCCGCTACCTGGAGATGGAGGGCTTCGAGGTGACGTACCTGCCAGTGCTGAGGAACGGCATTTTAGACCTGAAGGTCCTGGAGGCGGCGATCAAGCCCACCACGTGCCTTGTGTCATGCATGACAGCCCATAACGAGAttggtgtgctgcagcccaTCCGTGAGATTGGGGCGCTGTGCCGCTCCAAGAAGGTCCTTTTCCACAccgacgcggcgcaggctCTGGGCAAAGTCAAGCTCGACGTGAACACTGACAACATCGATGTCATGTCCATGTCCTCGCATAAGATCTACGGCCCGAAGGGCTGTGGTGCCCTCTACGTGCGGCGTCGCCCACGCGTGCGCCTTCGCTCTCctgtcagcggcggcgggcaGGAGCGTGGTAttcgcagcggcaccgtcgccactgCGCTGGTTGTCGGTATGGGTGCTGCTTGCGAGGTTGCGATGAAGGAGTGGAAGCGTGACGCGGCGCACAccgagaagctgcaggagcgtCTGTTGAACGGTCTCAAGAGTCGCTTGTCGCACCTTGTCGTGAACGGTGACTTGAAGCACCGTCTGCCGGGCAGCCTAAACATTAGCTTCTCCTGTGTGGAGGGTGAGAGCTTGCTGATGGGCATGAAGGATGTGGCGGTGTCGAGCGGTAGCGCGTGCACGAGCGCGTCGTTGGAGCCCAGCTACGTCCTCCGAGCCCTCGGCGTGGACGCTGAAAATGCGCACACCTCTATCCGCTTTGGCATTGGTCGCTTTACGACGACAAAGGAGGTGGACGTCGTCATTGAGGACTGCGTCAGGAACGTCGAGCGTCTGCGTGAGTTGTCGCCGCTGTGGGATCTGATGCTGGAGGGCAAGACGCTCACGGACGTTCAGTGGCGTTAG
- a CDS encoding hypothetical protein (TriTrypDB/GeneDB-style sysID: LpmP.27.1020) codes for MQTGGAGDLPALPAASGALTDDVQSPRQANAIGTSSEGMTMTSFRAPLPFDRCTISSQQRRGGNLVLFVKSNENESEVASRGTTLGSQQQQYSNGGCADGNIESSSEEGDQGVSKDQERLLSAVVSASAGAIGSVGSITTSAARKPLVIAALVLLYFILLDIVLLSGNERLSRVLRRMRAADDDALILLSTSLVRQMSEAKREVRDAVTERGRNMKVEELAMVRQKVKALERACNRSVSRLHAKLMFPGSIDDLFFLIEEHSTYDERLRDLAAHELLWTTTVMTEQVVQVRGGGAEESRSRAPGTTRPATHLWAEDGDELPSVEKENVDAELNSLRNVRLHRVRGNKAPGMSARRSYAQRRYTGARGTAALRWQSGHTNSFTFAVHGAKKALGGLLTVLRNKCVAFVLICVLLSSVLRMG; via the coding sequence ATGCAGAcgggcggcgccggcgactTACCAGCGCTACCGGCCGCAAGCGGTGCGCTCACTGACGACGTTCAGAGCCCACGCCAGGCAAATGCAATCGGTACTTCGTCAGAGGGGATGACAATGACGAGCTTTCGAGCACCACTTCCATTCGACAGGTGCACTATCTCctcccagcagcgccgcggcggcaaccTCGTTTTGTTTGTGAAGTCCAACGAGAACGAGTCGGAGGTGGCGTCGAGGGGCACGACGCTCGGGTCTCAACAACAGCAGTATTCCAACGGCGGCTGTGCGGATGGCAATATAGAAAGCTCAAGCGAGGAGGGCGACCAGGGCGTTAGCAAGGATCAGGAAAGGCTTCTCTCTGCGGTCGTCTCGGCATCTGCGGGCGCGATTGGATCGGTGGGTAGCATTACCACCAGCGCGGCGCGCAAACCCCTCGTCATAGCTGCCCTTGTGCTGCTCTATTTCATCCTGCTCGACATCGTTCTTTTGAGCGGGAATGAGAGACTGAGTCGTGTGTTGCGCCGCATGCGAGCTGCCGATGACGACGCGCTGATATTGCTTTCCACCAGCTTGGTTCGGCAGATGTCAGAGGCGAAGCGGGAGGTGCGGGATGCTGTGACGGAGCGCGGTAGAAACATGAAAGTGGAGGAACTTGCGATGGTCCGACAGAAGGTGAAAGCGCTGGAGCGGGCATGTAACCGCAGCGTCTCACGCCTGCATGCGAAGCTAATGTTTCCTGGCAGCATCGACgatctcttcttcctcattGAAGAGCATTCTACATACGACGAGAGACTACGTGACTTGGCGGCGCACGAATTGCTctggacgacgacggtgatgACCGAGCAGGTCGTGCaggtgaggggaggcggtgcggaggAGTCGAGGTCACGTGCGCCGGGTACAACAAGACCAGCGACGCATTTGTGGGCCGAGGATGGCGATGAGCTCCCTTcagtggagaaggagaatGTAGATGCGGAGTTGAACTCACTGCGTAATGTGCGACTACATCGTGTACGTGGGAACAAGGCGCCAGGCATGTCGGCAAGGCGCAGTtatgcgcagcgccgctacaCTGGGGCAagaggcactgctgcgtTGCGCTGGCAGTCAGGCCACACGAACAGCTTTACGTTCGCAGTACACGGGGCCAAGAAGGCACTAGGGGGACTTCTCACAGTTCTTCGGAACAAGTGTGTCGCCTTTGTGCTGATTTGCGTACTGCTCTCCAGCGTGTTGCGGATGGGCTGA
- a CDS encoding vesicular-fusion ATPase-like protein, putative (TriTrypDB/GeneDB-style sysID: LpmP.27.1060) has product MRHSPYHLCQSARLSIAVLALSVSILTCADVLAGVQVEDSAPEILYVRGCRDGAAEARETTGCFATRVGVSASSSPSPVPIASVRLSLQGVHLPSEVRDLDNGDSQAVLHRVLLQEHRRPPLLGQAQSDANTRLLEKIVLTCNQPTASPVFPTQLISCELANPLLSLAGVEGMAPQLVRLVSQPVWFDVRLEERRSGEEVYRAISVLRRAVELRVTNTTRTEGEPAAEALHREAKRVSWEEVRQHPLERLYAPSSASQDSARLAGKSRSGATDPFDSDPATSGEEVWVELGIGGLKRELHTLFRRVFLSRLPSLAPLTEALQLQHVRGVILYGPPGNGKTLIARNLFRVLSPDTRLSVVNAADILSKFVGESEKNLRDVFEGYDIGTRSAEETAQHESGQTSRSAPKASDPKKKGALLVLVIDEFEALFRRRGHSSDESSAKAVYDGVTNTLLSLMDGVKSRNDLLVVGLTNRLQAIDPALLRPGRFEVLIEIPAPDLYGREDIFFIHTERLREQNFLAPDVTLRDLALESGGFSGSDIAGTVRSALSYALLRYRMDGLFQGTPESTEAGEGSSGVADAEMIGHRVSGVDGCELEEGTGENDSMTSAASSPSPFQVTLSDFQRAIKDIRSAKDEASVLSQLSTDSEGSGTEVVDHDGTVSKNIKRATAVIESVMQSNRTVTGMLAITGPPGTGKSTLARVLTRVYDFTTVRYLSCRRLAQLPDHEEQLAKLRDALHEASHTERGIVVLDDYDVLVDVMGTGGYAANTLRGLLYEYMHRPGGVSRALVANSPLRGAEEAGGSVVPNAESRVSVDRSHRVLVLTSSLSSVLQPLSFDAHLRVHTVLRRGAEALLQEYRVVDPEHTVKAAAAYPVSMSYRTFLRITDMSLQRWVQEVEDAAGTKEDSSLSDVGSAESPMKLPAYFVASDEMHTVYTEMHAKQVIENFYAVAGDAASRRFVSAVRATVTNMGLMDPYQGWGGEDGDHDGEEEGTGDVDELVGGADEVLW; this is encoded by the coding sequence ATGCGTCACTCACCGTATCATCTGTGCCAGTCTGCCAGGCTGAGTATTGCTGTCTTAGCGCTCTCGGTGAGTATATTGACATGCGCGGACGTCCTTGCTGGAGTACAGGTAGAGGATTCTGCTCCAGAAATCCTGTAcgtgcgcggctgccgcgacggTGCGGCAGAAGCACGGGAGACGACCGGGTGCTTTGCAACACGCGTCGGCGTGTCcgcgtcctcgtcgccttCACCGGTCCCAATCGCGAGTGTGAGGCTCTCCTTGCAGGGCGTGCACCTTCCTTCCGAGGTGCGAGACTTGGACAACGGTGACTCACAGGCGGTACTGCAccgggtgctgctgcaggagcaccgCCGTCCACCGCTCCTGGGCCAGGCGCAAAGCGATGCCAACACACGTTTGCTTGAGAAGATTGTTTTGACCTGCAACCAACCCACTGCTTCGCCGGTGTTCCCTACGCAGCTCATATCATGCGAGCTGGCAAACCCGCTCCTCAGCCTCGCTGGTGTGGAGGGCAtggcgccgcagctggtGCGGCTGGTGAGCCAACCGGTGTGGTTCGATGTGCGCCTTGAGGAGCGACGCAGCGGTGAGGAGGTGTACCGAGCCATTAgcgtgctgcgccgtgccgTGGAGTTGCGAGTGACGAACACGACAAGAACCGAAGGCGAGCCGgcggccgaggcgctgcataGGGAAGCGAAGAGAGTATCATGGGAAGAGGTGCGTCAGCACCCACTCGAACGTCTGTACGCGCCGTCTTCCGCGTCTCAGGACTCTGCCAGGCTCGCAGGCAAGtcacgcagcggcgcgacGGATCCATTCGACAGCGACCCCGCAACgagtggcgaggaggtgtgggtggagCTCGGCATCGGCGGCCTCAAGCGCGAGCTTCACACGCTCTTCCGCcgcgtctttctctctcggcTTCCATCTCTAGCGCCGCTCACCGAGGCATTGCAGCTACAGCACGTGCGTGGCGTCATTCTCTACGGACCTCCTGGGAACGGCAAAACACTCATTGCGCGCAACTTATTCCGCGTGCTGAGTCCTGACACGCGCCTCTCCGTCGTGAACGCGGCCGACATCTTGTCAAAGTTTGTCGGGGAGTCGGAAAAGAACTTGCGTGACGTGTTCGAGGGGTATGACATCGGCACGAGATCCGCggaggagacggcgcagcacgagAGCGGCCAAACATCCCGCTCAGCGCCCAAGGCCAGTGACCCCAAGAAGAAAggcgcgctgctggtccTCGTGATTGACGAGTTCGAGGCActcttccgccgccgcggccactCCAGCGATGAGAGCTCTGCCAAAGCGGTCTATGACGGTGTCACGAACACACTGCTGTCTCTCATGGACGGCGTGAAGAGCCGGAATGACCTTCTGGTTGTTGGCCTGACAAATCGGCTGCAGGCGATTGACCCGGCGCTGCTTCGTCCGGGTCGCTTCGAGGTGCTCATCGAGATCCCTGCGCCGGACCTCTATGGCCGCGAGGACATTTTTTTCATTCATACAGAGCGGCTGCGAGAGCAGAACTTCCTCGCACCCGACGTGACGCTGCGAGATCTGGCACTGGAGAGCGGCGGGTTCTCTGGGTCTGACATCGCCGGCACGGTGCGCTCTGCCCTGAGCTACGCGTTGCTGCGGTATCGCATGGATGGTCTTTTCCAGGGCACCCCGGAGAGCACGGAGGCCGGCGAGGGGTCGTCTGGCGTAGCGGACGCGGAGATGATTGGCCACCGCGTGAGCGGCGTTGACGGGTgtgagctggaggagggcacAGGAGAGAATGACAGTATGACTTCCGCGGCTTCGTCGCCTTCACCGTTTCAAGTAACGTTGTCGGACTTTCAGCGCGCCATCAAGGACATCCGCAGCGCCAAAGACGAGGCTTCTGTGTTGTCGCAGCTCTCCACGGACAGCGAGGGGTCTGGCACCGAGGTTGTCGACCACGACGGCACCGTGAGCAAGAACATCAAGAGGGCGACTGCGGTGATTGAGAGCGTGATGCAGAGCAACCGCACCGTGACGGGGATGCTCGCCATCACAGGACCCCCAGGCACCGGCAAGTCCACCCTGGCCCGAGTCCTCACCCGTGTCTACGACTTTACGACGGTGCGCTACCTCTCCTGCCGTcgcctggcgcagctgcctgatcacgaggagcagctggcaAAGCTTCGGGATGCTCTCCACGAAGCGTCGCACACAGAACGTGGGATCGTGGTCCTTGACGACTACGACGTTCTTGTCGATGTCATGGGTACGGGTGGGTACGCCGCGAACACGCTGCGCGGCTTGCTGTACGAGTACATGCACCGCCCGGGGGGAGTGAGTCGCGCCTTGGTTGCGAACTCTCCTTTGAGGGGTGCTGAGgaggccggcggcagcgtagTTCCGAATGCTGAAAGCCGTGTCTCAGTTGATCGAAGCCACCGTGTGCTGGTGCTCACGTCTTCCCTCtcgtcggtgctgcagccgctctcTTTTGATGCCCACCTGCGCGTTCATacagtgctgcggcgcggaGCAGAAGCTCTGCTGCAGGAATACCGCGTGGTGGACCCGGAGCATACAGtcaaggcggcagcggcctaCCCGGTGTCGATGAGCTACCGCACCTTCCTGCGCATCACGGACATGTCcctgcagcggtgggtgCAGGAGGTTGAAgacgccgccggcaccaAGGAGGACTCGTCGTTGAGCGATGTGGGGTCGGCGGAGTCGCCGATGAAGTTGCCGGCGTACTTTGTAGCATCTGATGAGATGCACACCGTCTACACCGAGATGCACGCGAAACAGGTGATTGAGAACTTTTATGCGGTGGCCGGCGATGCAGCCAGTCGCCGCTTTGTTTCCGCAGTGCGCGCCACAGTCACCAATATGGGTTTAATGGACCCGTACCAAGGCTGGggcggcgaggatggcgaccacgacggcgaagaggagggcacgGGAGATGTAGACGAACTTGTGGGTGGTGCGGATGAGGTGCTGTGGTAG